The genomic DNA GAGCGACTCGGCGGATTTCCGTCCGACGACCGCGCATCCGCCTTTGAAGAGCTTGAGCGTCACCGTTCCGGAGTTGTTCCGGGCGAGGCTGACCGAAAAAGCTTCGAGGGCTTCCCGTAGGGGCGAGTACCACTGGCCGTTGTAGACGAGCTCGGCGTATCGCGTGGCGATCCGCTCCTTTTCGTGCGCCGAGTCGCGGTCGAGAGTGAGGGTCTCCAGCGCCCGAAGCGCCTGGTAGAGGATCGTGCCGCCCGGCGTCTCGTAGACTCCGCGCGACTTGATCCCGACGAGACGGTTCTCGACGATGTCGATCCGGCCGATGCCGTGGTTGCCTCCGATCCGGTTGAGCTTTCGGACCAGTTCAGCGGGTGCGAGCGATTCGCCGTCGACCGCGACAGGAATCCCTCCTTCGAAAGTGATCGACACGCGCTGCGCTTCGTCGGGCGCGGCCTCGGGGCTCAGCGTCATCCGGAACATCGATTCCTCCGGCTCGAAGTCGGGATCCTCGAGCGGGCCACCCTCGTGAGAGATGTGCCACAGATTGGCGTCGCGAGAATACGGATCCTTCTTCGTGACGGGGATCGGGATGTTGTGGGCAGTCGCGTAGTCGATCGCGTCCTCGCGGGAAACGATGTCCCACTCCCGCCACGGTGCGATCACCGGAAGCTGCGGAGCGAGAGCCTGATAGGCGAGCTCGAAGCGAACCTGATCGTTACCCTTACCGGTGCAGCCGTGAGCCAGACCGTCGCATCCGGTGGCCAGAGCGATCTCGACCTGCTTCCGGGCAATCAACGGCCGCGCGGTCGAGGTACCGAGCAGATAATCGGCCTCGTAGATTGCGCCGGAGCGAAGGACGGGAAAGAGATAGTCGCGGGCGAACTCGTCGACCGCGTCGATCAGATAGAACTCCGACGCTCCGGTGGCGTAGGCCTTTTCCTCGAGCCGGGCGGTTTCCTCCACCTGACCGACGTCGACGGCGACCGCAACCACCTCGCATCCGTAGTTTTCCTTCAGCCACGGGATG from Acidobacteriota bacterium includes the following:
- a CDS encoding argininosuccinate synthase → MKNKLYKVALAYSGGLDTSIIIPWLKENYGCEVVAVAVDVGQVEETARLEEKAYATGASEFYLIDAVDEFARDYLFPVLRSGAIYEADYLLGTSTARPLIARKQVEIALATGCDGLAHGCTGKGNDQVRFELAYQALAPQLPVIAPWREWDIVSREDAIDYATAHNIPIPVTKKDPYSRDANLWHISHEGGPLEDPDFEPEESMFRMTLSPEAAPDEAQRVSITFEGGIPVAVDGESLAPAELVRKLNRIGGNHGIGRIDIVENRLVGIKSRGVYETPGGTILYQALRALETLTLDRDSAHEKERIATRYAELVYNGQWYSPLREALEAFSVSLARNNSGTVTLKLFKGGCAVVGRKSAESLYSHDLASFDMTGYDATDAAGFIRLFGLPTKGRHRLAPIAVDTIAAKG